GAAGGTGGACATCCGCGTGATCCAGGTGCTGCTCGGCCATGCGAAGCTCGAGAACACCGCGCTCTACGTCCAGGTGGCCACCGACCTGCTGCACGAGGTCACCAGTCCGCTGGACCGTCTGCCCTCCGAGTAGGCCCGCGCGCTGTCACGCCTCATGCTGGAGGTTGCGGACATCTTCCGCAGCCACGGGCCAGCGTGGCGAGCCACGGCACACCTGAGCCTGGGGCAGCTGAAGGTCATGTCGGCCATCGAACGGTGCCGCACGGCGGCACTGGGCGGACATGTGCTGCGCTGTTCAGGCTGCGCAAGGTCAGAGGTGTCCTTCAACTCCTGTCGCAACCGGCATTGCCCGAAGTGCCAGGCCAGCGCCGCACACCGCTGGCTGGAGGCACGCCAGGCCGACCTGCTACCCGTCGAATACTTCCACGTCGTCTTCACGCTGCCCGCGCCCGTCAGTGCGATCGCCTGGTACAACAAACGGATCATCTACGGCCTGCTGCTCGACATCGCCGCCGACACGCTGCGCACGATCGCCGCCGATCCCAGGCATCTCGGCGCCCAGATTGGCGCCACCCTCGTACTGCACACCTGGGGCTCGGCGCTCACGCATCACCCGCATGTGCACGGCATCGTCCCCGGTGGCGGGCTGTCGCCTGACGGTGAGCGCTGGATTGCGTGCCGGCCCGGCTTCTTCCTGCCCGTGCGCGTGCTCTCACGCCTGTTCCGCCGGCGCTTCCTCGAAGCGCTCGAAGTGGCCCACCGGCATGGCCAGCTGCAGTTCTTCGGCGAGTACACCAGGCTCGCTGATCCCGCTTCCTTTGCCCGGTGGCTTGCGCCGCTGCGTAGCTGCGAATGGGTGGTCTACGCCAAGCGCCCGTTCGCCGGACCGAAGGCGGTGCTCGAGTACCTCTCCCGCTACACGCACCGCGTCGCCATCTCCAACCAGCGCCTGATCGCCTTCGATGAGCGTGGCGTGACGTTCCGCTGGAAGGATTACCGTACGAAGGGACGCACCCGCTACAAGACCATGACGCTGGAGGCCGGCGAATTCATGCGCCGCTTCCTGCTCCATGTGCTGCCCGGTGGTTTCCATCGGATCCGTCACTACGGGCTGCTCGCCAACCCGGTGCGCCGCGCCAGTCTCGCGAAGGTGCGCG
This is a stretch of genomic DNA from Paraburkholderia sp. HP33-1. It encodes these proteins:
- a CDS encoding IS91 family transposase, translated to MLEVADIFRSHGPAWRATAHLSLGQLKVMSAIERCRTAALGGHVLRCSGCARSEVSFNSCRNRHCPKCQASAAHRWLEARQADLLPVEYFHVVFTLPAPVSAIAWYNKRIIYGLLLDIAADTLRTIAADPRHLGAQIGATLVLHTWGSALTHHPHVHGIVPGGGLSPDGERWIACRPGFFLPVRVLSRLFRRRFLEALEVAHRHGQLQFFGEYTRLADPASFARWLAPLRSCEWVVYAKRPFAGPKAVLEYLSRYTHRVAISNQRLIAFDERGVTFRWKDYRTKGRTRYKTMTLEAGEFMRRFLLHVLPGGFHRIRHYGLLANPVRRASLAKVRDLLHVAPGVSPSPHDTVIAVRTVFICRRCGAPMIVVDILARSAPIRAPPMCRGQT